GTTGGAATGCGGCTGCTCGCGGCGGGGTTAATTGTATTCTTCGGTTTCTTTTTCGTCACGGTATCGTCGCGCATCACCGGCTTGGTCGGCAGCACCTCGAATCCGATTTCCGGAATGACAATCACGACGCTGATGTTTACCGCGCTGCTCTTTCTCGCATTAGGCTGGACCGGTCATCAAAACGCCATTGTCGCCATCCTCGTCGGCGGTGTAGTTTGTATCGCGGCAAGCAACGGCGGCAATACTTCGCAGGATTTAAAAACCGGTTACATCGTCGGAGCGACGCCACGCGCGCAACAGATATCACTCGTCGTCGGTATCGTGACCAGTTCGCTGGTCATCGGGTTAACGCTGCTCTATTTGCATAGCACGCTTGGCGTTGGATCGAAGAACCTGCCCGCTCCGAAAGCGCAGCTCATGCAGCTCATCGTGAGTGGTGTACTCGAACAAAAATTACCGTGGGATTTGATTTGGATTGGGTTCTTCCTCGGCGCGACGATGCAATTGTGCGGCGTCGAAGCGTTACCGTTTGCGGTTGGTGCGTACCTTCCGATGGAAATTTCAACGCCAATTTTCATGGGCGGCGCAATCCGCTGGTTTATCGATAAGCGAACCAACGGCAAGAAATCCGCCAGCGAAAACGAATCATCGCCGGGTGTGCTTTTCTCAAGCGGACTCATTGCGGGCGGCGCGATTGGCGGTATTCTCTGGGCATTACAGAAAGGCTTTGAGAACGCCGGTGCCGGTTGGGCAATCGCGGCAGGCGGCGTTGGCGATTTATTGGCGTGGAATCACGCGCACTTCGGTTCGGAAATCGCGCCGTGTATCGCCATCGGTATATTGTGCGTATTTCTCTATCGCGCGGCTCGTAAGAGCGAATAATGGTAAACCGGGGATAATAGTATCCCACAAGTTTGTTGTAACAACGATGAGGGCGAACACGAGGTTCGCCCGTACTCGTAAGAGAAGCATAGAAATACATGCAGAAGTTTGTTCATCCGGCGGTGTTTGGCGCGGTCATCGCATTGTCATGGGCGGCTGTCTTTATCAAGATGGCGGGCGATGTACCACCGCTTGCCATCGCATTTTGGCGGATGCTCATCGCCAGTGTGGTGTGGGCGCCGTTCTATTTTTTTCATGACCGGAAAAATCCCGAACGCCGACCACTCACCGGTCGGCAGAAAAAGTTAATCATTCTCGCCGGTATTTTTCTCTGTCTCCATTTCACGACATGGATTACTTCGCTGCGCCACACGACTGTTGCCTCCGCGGTCTTCCTCATTCTGTTGCAACCGGTGCTGGTCGCCTTTGCTGCGCATTTCTTTCTCCACGAACGACTCAATCGCAATCACTTTGTCGCGATGGGATTAACGGTACTCGGCGCGGCGATTATTACGTGGGGCGATGTTCAATTTTCACCGGAATATTTGTTTGGCGATTTTTTGGCGTTCCTCGGTGTAATTCTCGCCGGTGCGTATAATTTTGCGGCGCGGTTAGCACGGCCGGATCACCCGGAACATGGACTAGGCGTACCGCTCCACCGCTACCTACCACTCGTTTACTTTGTCGCAACCTTCGGTTTGCTCATCCTATGTCTCATCACGGGACAATCACTCGGACCGTACTCGCCTGAGATGTGGTGGATTCTGGTGGCGCTCGGACTCATTCCGACGGTGATTGGGCACAGTATTTTCAATTGGGCGATGCGCTACCTCCCGATTCTATCGGTCAATATCGCATTGGTCGGTGAGCCGATTGGTTCGACGCTATTCGCGTGGTGGATTCTCAAGGAAGTTCCGCAGGCGGGGATATTTATCGGCGGCCCACTCATGATTCTCGCTGTAGTCATGGTAGTGCTGCGGCCGCCAGTGCAGCGCCGTCATTAGGTATTGGGTGTAAGGTGTAGGGTGTAGGGTAGGGGCGGACTCCCACGTCCGGTTGAATTTTATGTTTGGGGTGGTTACGGGCTTCCAAGCCCGTTCCGTAGGGGCGTGCCGCGCATGCCCTTATGTTACATCGTAGGGGCGGCTGGCAGCCGCTCTTTTGCCCCTGTCTGTCCGTGTCATTGCGAGCGAAGCGAAGCAATCTCATTTGGTATCGTAGGGGCAGACCCTCTGGGTCGCCCCTTCTTTCTTACAGGTCTGGAGACCTGTCCCTACCCATTACAGGCGGGGACGCCTGTCTCTACCCTTTACAGGCGGGGACGCCTGTCTCTACCCCAACACCCAATGCCTATTGCCCATCACCTACTTTAACAACACCATCTTCTGTGTCTTCACAAATTCCCCGGCTTGCATCCGTAGGAAATAGGTACCGGTCGCGAGGGTTGTTCCATCGAATTTGACTTGATACGATCCCGGATTTTGGTGGAAATTCACCAACGTAGCGACTTCACGACCGGAAACATCGAATACTTTCAAATCGACTTTACCCGTTTTCGGAATCGTGTATTCAATGGTGGTGGTTGCATTGAATGGGTTGGGATAATTCGGTTTCAGACCGAATACTTGCGGATTTTCCGTTCCCACTCGATCCACTACTGCTAACGCTTGCGAACAATCGTAAATACCAAGATTTGAGTAATCAGACACACAAATAACACTATCACGAATTGAAATTGTCGTAGCATAATCCAACGTATTGTAATAACCGATTTCATGAGGCTGAATTGGATTAGAAATATTGAACAATCTGATCCCTTCATATCCACATGCAATCAGTAAGTAATTTTGAAACAACTTAATATCAACAACTCTACCTCTTAAGGGAACTTGAGTTTCGATTCTTGGTTGTTGGATATTCTGAACATTCAATATATAAAGCACTGAATCAGTTCCTACAACACAGTAGTTTGTATCGATCACTCCTATCGTTCTACACATGAAAGGTGCTATCAGTTGAGAAATGATCCTCATTGAATCTGGGTTGGATGTTGAAATGAATAATACACCTCCATTTGAGTCGGCGACATATGCGATTTCCTCGTTTAGCTCGATATCAACTGCATAACCAGGTGTATCTATAGTATATAACAAACTTGGTAAGGATAGATTGGTGATGTCAATGATACTTACACCTAAATTGAAGTTTGCAACGAGAGCGTGATCACCTGCAATTGCAATGCTAAAAATACTTCCTGGTGTATTACAATGACCTATTTCCCGGGTTTGCATGGAATCATCATATGAATAAACTCGAAACACATGTCCATCAGCAACGAAAATTGTGTTATCAGTCACTATGAGTGTTTGTGGTTCATAACCCGTTGTGCAAATCCTTCGTGGACGAATCGCTGACATATCATTTAAGTTAACATGCATGATGAAATTCCCGAGTTGATAAAACAGATTATCACCAACAAGTGCATGAGTTTTAGTTTTTCCAAACAGACTTCTTGCAAACATTCCTGTGTGCGATGTATCACTTAACGTCAATCCAAAACTGCTTGATGCAGCAAAAACAACCCCATCATTCAAATCGATATCAATAATTATGCTATTTGAAGGACTGCCTTCTGAGTAGCCGTAATTCATAAAGCGAATTTGGTAAATACTATCAGGATTTACGACACTGATCGTTCTGATAAAGTAATTGTAAAAATTCGGTGTCGGCCATTGAGATAACGAATAGTATGCACTACTGATAAATGCAGTTGCATTTACAACACTCAGTGATAAAACATAACGACTATCGAAACCTCCGCCACCTCCTTGACTGCCTTCACCGGTTTCCATGAAAGCACTTCGTTGAAAAGGATTTGCTGGATTTGAAACATCAATTACTCGCAGATAGCCATATTGGTCGGCGAGATAGGCAAAACTGTCTTGTACTACAACTTGTCTAACATTGATTGACGTTAATGTGAAGAATCCTACCGGTTGGGGATTGTTTGGGTTAGAAACATCAATGATCCGTAATCCGCTCGTTCCATCGGCGATATACGCATAGATTCCTGAAACAGTTACATATTGCGCAGAACCGGGGGTATCGCAGGTTCCTATTAATTGTGGTGATGCTGGTATCGATATATCGATGACTTGTAAACCCGTCAAACCATCGGCTACGTATGCATAGTTGTCTGATACAGCAACGCTGTATGCCATTCCTGGTGTATCGTAAAACCCCACTGCCACTGGAGTAACTGGATTCGAGATATCGTAGATACGTAACCCATAACTGCTATCGGTGATGAAGGCATAGTTACCCGACACAGCAACACCACAAGCGTAACCGGGAGTATCCATCACTCCCACGTCAAAAGGATGTAAAGAATCGGATACATCGACGATCCAGCACCCTTTTCGACCGGAAGTTACATAGGCATAATTCCCCTCTACTGTAACCGAATTCGCGCTACCCCAGTCGAAGGTAATCCGCGACAAACACGATACACCGGAGCTATCCTGCGCGAATACCGAAGTAGTCGTTAGAAGGAAAAGAAAAAGAAGAAAGTAGAAAGAAAACGATTTGGTGGAGATGGAGCGCATCGCAAAACCCTCCCGTTCCTGTTGTAAGCAACTCTGTTTACAAGGTATTGAGGGATTTTCCAATTGTCAACGAAAAATGGTAATGAATGTAAAAAAAATGGTGGGTGTAGAAGTTCTTCCGAAACATTTGCGTCGTTCGCCGCACCGGGTCGAATTGAATCCTGCGTATCTCCAGAGCAGGATCACAAACTCATCGAAATCTTTCATTCAGGTTTGTAATTCGACCCCTACCAAAGTGTATGGGCGAACCTCGTGTTCGCCCTAAGACAATAGGGCGGCTGCCAGCCGCCCCTACGACGTGAAATATAAAATGCAATTACCGGTTGGGTGGTACGGTCTCCTGTAATAACGGGATCATACCCGGTGTTAGGCGCAATCGATTTACTTCCGGATTCGGTTGTTCGATCCATGCTACTACGCTATAGAAACCACTGCCACTATTCGCGGCACCGTAATGCAAATAACTGGTGCTATCGGGGTGTAGAAAATACTCCAACGGCTCCCATGTCGATGCAATGTTATGACGATAGAGCAACGTGTAACCATCAACGACTATCGGATTCCCTAATGTTGAAGAATCAACCCGTGACCATTGCAATTGAATGCTAATCCCTGACTTTGTCGCCGTAAGATTTGCCGGCGCTCGAGGAACATCGCTCGCACGACCGGTTAGCGCGATGCGAAGTGTGTCTTCGCTTACAGCATCGGAAATAATTGCAATTTCTCCATTATGATTCCCCTGCTGATTCGGTTGATAGAACAATTGTATCGTCAAGGAATCACCGGGCTGCATGGTAGGCAATTGTGATAATGATGCTGAGAACTGCCCTGATAATGAGACGACACGCCCATTCGTTACGGAAGTATTTCCTTGTACTCGCAAAACCGTAGTCAATGAATCGCGGGTATTGGTTGCCAGCAAATTGGGATAGGTAAGAGCCGTTTCCGATAATGAAAGATAGTAACCAATCCCGGAACCACTGAGGGGAATAATCACTGTTTGATATGGTGACTCAAACGTAATTTGCAACGTATCGCGATAGGTCAATATTGAATCTGGTGTAAATCGAATCCGAATGCGGAGCGAATCGTTTGGTGGCGTAGTCGAATCATTAT
Above is a window of bacterium DNA encoding:
- a CDS encoding DMT family transporter, whose translation is MQKFVHPAVFGAVIALSWAAVFIKMAGDVPPLAIAFWRMLIASVVWAPFYFFHDRKNPERRPLTGRQKKLIILAGIFLCLHFTTWITSLRHTTVASAVFLILLQPVLVAFAAHFFLHERLNRNHFVAMGLTVLGAAIITWGDVQFSPEYLFGDFLAFLGVILAGAYNFAARLARPDHPEHGLGVPLHRYLPLVYFVATFGLLILCLITGQSLGPYSPEMWWILVALGLIPTVIGHSIFNWAMRYLPILSVNIALVGEPIGSTLFAWWILKEVPQAGIFIGGPLMILAVVMVVLRPPVQRRH
- a CDS encoding T9SS type A sorting domain-containing protein, whose amino-acid sequence is MRSISTKSFSFYFLLFLFLLTTTSVFAQDSSGVSCLSRITFDWGSANSVTVEGNYAYVTSGRKGCWIVDVSDSLHPFDVGVMDTPGYACGVAVSGNYAFITDSSYGLRIYDISNPVTPVAVGFYDTPGMAYSVAVSDNYAYVADGLTGLQVIDISIPASPQLIGTCDTPGSAQYVTVSGIYAYIADGTSGLRIIDVSNPNNPQPVGFFTLTSINVRQVVVQDSFAYLADQYGYLRVIDVSNPANPFQRSAFMETGEGSQGGGGGFDSRYVLSLSVVNATAFISSAYYSLSQWPTPNFYNYFIRTISVVNPDSIYQIRFMNYGYSEGSPSNSIIIDIDLNDGVVFAASSSFGLTLSDTSHTGMFARSLFGKTKTHALVGDNLFYQLGNFIMHVNLNDMSAIRPRRICTTGYEPQTLIVTDNTIFVADGHVFRVYSYDDSMQTREIGHCNTPGSIFSIAIAGDHALVANFNLGVSIIDITNLSLPSLLYTIDTPGYAVDIELNEEIAYVADSNGGVLFISTSNPDSMRIISQLIAPFMCRTIGVIDTNYCVVGTDSVLYILNVQNIQQPRIETQVPLRGRVVDIKLFQNYLLIACGYEGIRLFNISNPIQPHEIGYYNTLDYATTISIRDSVICVSDYSNLGIYDCSQALAVVDRVGTENPQVFGLKPNYPNPFNATTTIEYTIPKTGKVDLKVFDVSGREVATLVNFHQNPGSYQVKFDGTTLATGTYFLRMQAGEFVKTQKMVLLK